A stretch of the Helicoverpa armigera isolate CAAS_96S chromosome 5, ASM3070526v1, whole genome shotgun sequence genome encodes the following:
- the LOC126055650 gene encoding uncharacterized protein LOC126055650 isoform X3, translated as MPGRRKVSLRQMELLLEFAHSHRDIALGRFPPGPQGVRDTREAWRSISVALNCVGSGATKTPDQWRRILSLGDPPTSQPSMSGAVAVHTSQPPVPPKPSTSTYDEQIMEVEWLDDSLLEGTQPVEQMPAAEAVEQMPAAEAVEQTPAAEAVEQTPAAEAAEQTPAAEAVEQMPAAGAVEPTLSSEAAIRNSERDGPQCSTPSQRQRPRRANVRREESIPRWAYDLELRRIEVETRLTEAVEGMLGVLRDIRDDYRRQTNRE; from the exons ATGCCAGGACGCAGGAAAGTGTCACTGAGGCAAATGGAGCTGCTTCTAGAGTTTGCGCATTCCCATCGCGACATAGCGTTGGGCCGCTTTCCGCCAGGTCCTCAGGGAGTGCGGGACACTCGAGAAGCATGGCGGTCGATTTCGGTGGCACTTAACTGTGTCGGCAGCGGAGCCACTAAAACGCCGGACCAATGGCGCCGA ATATTGTCACTTGGTGACCCACCAACTTCCCAGCCATCGATGTCTGGAGCTGTGGCTGTACACACCTCACAGCCTCCGGTGCCTCCTAAGCCCTCAACCTCTACTTATGATGAGCAGATAATGGAGGTTGAATGGCTTGACGACAGCCTTCTAGAGGGGACACAGCCTGTGGAGCAGAtgcctgctgcagaggctgtggagcagatgcctgctgcagaggctgtggagcagacgcctgctgcagaggctgtggagcagacgcctgctgcagaggctgcggagcagacgcctgctgcagaggctgtggagcagatGCCTGCTGCAGGGGCTGTGGAGCCCACACTATCCAGTGAGGCTGCTATTA ggAATTCTGAGAGAGATGGTCCACAATGTTCAACCCCGAGCCAGCGTCAACGACCACGACGAGCGAatg ttcgCAGAGAGGAGTCAATACCTCGTTGGGCCTATGACCTGGAATTGAGGAGAATAGAGGTGGAGACCCGACTCACAGAAGCAGTGGAGGGGATGCTTGGGGTTTTAAGAGACATTCGGGACGACTACCGCCGGCAAACAAACCGGGAATGA
- the LOC126055650 gene encoding uncharacterized protein LOC126055650 isoform X1, protein MPGRRKVSLRQMELLLEFAHSHRDIALGRFPPGPQGVRDTREAWRSISVALNCVGSGATKTPDQWRRYWIEFKAKTKGKAADMRRSTSATGGGPNRLVPLNYIEEKVLALLGPVVVEGLPGVRLPIDILSLGDPPTSQPSMSGAVAVHTSQPPVPPKPSTSTYDEQIMEVEWLDDSLLEGTQPVEQMPAAEAVEQMPAAEAVEQTPAAEAVEQTPAAEAAEQTPAAEAVEQMPAAGAVEPTLSSEAAIRNSERDGPQCSTPSQRQRPRRANVRREESIPRWAYDLELRRIEVETRLTEAVEGMLGVLRDIRDDYRRQTNRE, encoded by the exons ATGCCAGGACGCAGGAAAGTGTCACTGAGGCAAATGGAGCTGCTTCTAGAGTTTGCGCATTCCCATCGCGACATAGCGTTGGGCCGCTTTCCGCCAGGTCCTCAGGGAGTGCGGGACACTCGAGAAGCATGGCGGTCGATTTCGGTGGCACTTAACTGTGTCGGCAGCGGAGCCACTAAAACGCCGGACCAATGGCGCCGA TATTGGATAGAGttcaaagcaaaaacaaaaggaaaagcTGCAGACATGCGGAGGAGCACATCTGCGACTGGTGGAGGCCCTAACAGGCTGGTCCCTCTTAACTATATAGAGGAAAAGGTGCTGGCTTTGTTAGGCCCTGTTGTGGTTGAGGGATTGCCTGGTGTGCGCTTGCCCATTGAT ATATTGTCACTTGGTGACCCACCAACTTCCCAGCCATCGATGTCTGGAGCTGTGGCTGTACACACCTCACAGCCTCCGGTGCCTCCTAAGCCCTCAACCTCTACTTATGATGAGCAGATAATGGAGGTTGAATGGCTTGACGACAGCCTTCTAGAGGGGACACAGCCTGTGGAGCAGAtgcctgctgcagaggctgtggagcagatgcctgctgcagaggctgtggagcagacgcctgctgcagaggctgtggagcagacgcctgctgcagaggctgcggagcagacgcctgctgcagaggctgtggagcagatGCCTGCTGCAGGGGCTGTGGAGCCCACACTATCCAGTGAGGCTGCTATTA ggAATTCTGAGAGAGATGGTCCACAATGTTCAACCCCGAGCCAGCGTCAACGACCACGACGAGCGAatg ttcgCAGAGAGGAGTCAATACCTCGTTGGGCCTATGACCTGGAATTGAGGAGAATAGAGGTGGAGACCCGACTCACAGAAGCAGTGGAGGGGATGCTTGGGGTTTTAAGAGACATTCGGGACGACTACCGCCGGCAAACAAACCGGGAATGA
- the LOC126055650 gene encoding uncharacterized protein LOC126055650 isoform X2, protein MPGRRKVSLRQMELLLEFAHSHRDIALGRFPPGPQGVRDTREAWRSISVALNCVGSGATKTPDQWRRYWIEFKAKTKGKAADMRRSTSATGGGPNRLVPLNYIEEKILSLGDPPTSQPSMSGAVAVHTSQPPVPPKPSTSTYDEQIMEVEWLDDSLLEGTQPVEQMPAAEAVEQMPAAEAVEQTPAAEAVEQTPAAEAAEQTPAAEAVEQMPAAGAVEPTLSSEAAIRNSERDGPQCSTPSQRQRPRRANVRREESIPRWAYDLELRRIEVETRLTEAVEGMLGVLRDIRDDYRRQTNRE, encoded by the exons ATGCCAGGACGCAGGAAAGTGTCACTGAGGCAAATGGAGCTGCTTCTAGAGTTTGCGCATTCCCATCGCGACATAGCGTTGGGCCGCTTTCCGCCAGGTCCTCAGGGAGTGCGGGACACTCGAGAAGCATGGCGGTCGATTTCGGTGGCACTTAACTGTGTCGGCAGCGGAGCCACTAAAACGCCGGACCAATGGCGCCGA TATTGGATAGAGttcaaagcaaaaacaaaaggaaaagcTGCAGACATGCGGAGGAGCACATCTGCGACTGGTGGAGGCCCTAACAGGCTGGTCCCTCTTAACTATATAGAGGAAAAG ATATTGTCACTTGGTGACCCACCAACTTCCCAGCCATCGATGTCTGGAGCTGTGGCTGTACACACCTCACAGCCTCCGGTGCCTCCTAAGCCCTCAACCTCTACTTATGATGAGCAGATAATGGAGGTTGAATGGCTTGACGACAGCCTTCTAGAGGGGACACAGCCTGTGGAGCAGAtgcctgctgcagaggctgtggagcagatgcctgctgcagaggctgtggagcagacgcctgctgcagaggctgtggagcagacgcctgctgcagaggctgcggagcagacgcctgctgcagaggctgtggagcagatGCCTGCTGCAGGGGCTGTGGAGCCCACACTATCCAGTGAGGCTGCTATTA ggAATTCTGAGAGAGATGGTCCACAATGTTCAACCCCGAGCCAGCGTCAACGACCACGACGAGCGAatg ttcgCAGAGAGGAGTCAATACCTCGTTGGGCCTATGACCTGGAATTGAGGAGAATAGAGGTGGAGACCCGACTCACAGAAGCAGTGGAGGGGATGCTTGGGGTTTTAAGAGACATTCGGGACGACTACCGCCGGCAAACAAACCGGGAATGA